Proteins encoded in a region of the Streptomyces sp. NBC_00513 genome:
- a CDS encoding DUF3073 domain-containing protein, with translation MGRGRAKAKQTKVARQLKYNSGGTDLSRLANELGASPTEPLPVSAPVEVDDDLDDEDDPYAKYAALYNGDDDEDEDDESGPSAQRRGA, from the coding sequence ATGGGGCGCGGCCGGGCCAAGGCCAAGCAGACAAAGGTCGCCCGCCAGCTGAAGTACAACAGCGGCGGGACTGACCTCTCGCGTCTGGCCAATGAGCTGGGCGCATCGCCGACAGAGCCGCTGCCCGTCAGCGCGCCGGTCGAGGTCGATGACGATCTGGATGACGAAGACGACCCGTACGCCAAGTACGCGGCTCTCTACAACGGCGATGACGACGAGGACGAGGACGATGAGTCCGGTCCTTCGGCTCAGCGCCGCGGCGCTTGA
- the purF gene encoding amidophosphoribosyltransferase has translation MPRGDGRLNHDLLPGEKGPQDACGVFGVWAPGEEVAKLTYFGLYALQHRGQESAGIAVSNGSQILVFKDMGLVSQVFDETSLGSLQGHIAVGHARYSTTGASVWENAQPTFRATAHGSIALGHNGNLVNTAELAEMVADLPRQDGRATQVAATNDTDLVTALLAGQVDDEGKPLTIEESATKVLPQVKGAFSLVFMDEGTLYTARDPQGIRPLVLGRLERGWVVASETAALDICGASFVREVEPGELIAIDENGLRSSRFAEAKPKGCVFEYVYLARPDTDIAGRNVYLSRVEMGRRLAKEAPVDADLVIATPESGTPAAVGYAEASGIPYGVGLVKNAYVGRTFIQPSQTIRQLGIRLKLNPLKEVIRGKRLVVVDDSIVRGNTQRALVKMLREAGAAEVHIRISSPPVKWPCFFGIDFATRAELIANGMTVDEIATSMGADSLSYISLDAMIEATTIQKPNLCRACFDGEYPMELPDPQLLGKQLLETELAGGTDAADALRRP, from the coding sequence GTGCCTCGTGGTGATGGACGACTCAACCACGACCTGCTCCCCGGCGAAAAGGGCCCCCAGGACGCTTGCGGCGTCTTCGGTGTCTGGGCTCCGGGTGAAGAGGTCGCCAAGCTCACCTACTTCGGACTGTATGCGCTGCAGCACCGCGGACAAGAGTCCGCGGGAATCGCTGTGAGCAACGGTTCCCAGATCCTCGTCTTCAAGGACATGGGCCTCGTTTCCCAAGTCTTCGACGAAACCTCTCTCGGCTCGCTCCAAGGTCATATCGCGGTCGGTCACGCCCGCTACTCGACCACCGGAGCCTCCGTCTGGGAGAACGCGCAGCCCACTTTCCGCGCGACCGCCCACGGCTCCATTGCCCTGGGTCACAACGGCAACCTGGTGAACACCGCCGAGCTCGCCGAGATGGTCGCCGACCTCCCCCGTCAGGACGGCCGCGCCACCCAGGTGGCGGCGACCAATGACACCGACCTGGTCACCGCCCTGTTGGCCGGCCAGGTCGACGACGAGGGCAAGCCCCTGACCATCGAGGAGTCGGCCACCAAGGTCCTCCCTCAGGTCAAGGGCGCGTTCTCGCTCGTGTTCATGGACGAGGGAACCCTCTACACCGCCCGTGACCCGCAGGGCATCCGCCCGCTGGTCCTCGGCCGCCTGGAGCGCGGCTGGGTGGTCGCCAGTGAGACCGCCGCCCTCGACATCTGCGGCGCCAGCTTCGTCCGCGAGGTCGAGCCGGGCGAGCTCATCGCGATCGACGAGAACGGCCTGCGCAGCTCCCGATTCGCAGAAGCGAAGCCCAAGGGCTGTGTGTTCGAGTACGTCTACCTGGCGCGCCCGGACACCGACATCGCCGGCCGGAACGTCTACCTCTCGCGTGTCGAGATGGGTCGGCGCCTCGCCAAGGAAGCCCCGGTCGACGCCGACCTGGTGATAGCGACGCCGGAGTCCGGCACGCCCGCCGCCGTCGGCTACGCCGAGGCCAGCGGGATCCCGTACGGCGTCGGACTGGTCAAGAACGCCTATGTGGGCCGGACCTTCATCCAGCCCTCGCAGACGATCCGCCAGCTCGGCATCCGCCTCAAGCTCAACCCGCTCAAGGAAGTCATCCGGGGCAAGCGCCTGGTGGTCGTGGACGACTCGATCGTCCGCGGCAACACCCAGCGCGCCCTGGTCAAGATGCTCCGCGAGGCCGGCGCGGCGGAGGTCCACATCCGGATCTCCTCGCCGCCGGTGAAGTGGCCGTGCTTCTTCGGCATCGACTTCGCCACCCGGGCCGAGCTCATCGCGAACGGCATGACGGTCGACGAGATCGCCACGTCGATGGGTGCCGACTCGCTCTCGTACATCTCGCTCGACGCGATGATCGAGGCGACCACCATCCAGAAGCCGAACCTCTGCCGTGCCTGCTTCGACGGCGAGTACCCGATGGAACTGCCCGACCCGCAGCTCCTCGGCAAGCAGCTCCTGGAGACCGAACTCGCCGGCGGTACCGACGCCGCCGACGCGCTCCGGCGCCCGTAG
- a CDS encoding Glu/Leu/Phe/Val dehydrogenase dimerization domain-containing protein — MTEMTDGVLHTLFRTEQGGHEQVVLCQDRATGLKAVIAIHSTALGPALGGTRFHAYASDGEAVLDALNLARGMSYKNALAGLDHGGGKAVIIGDPDILKNEELLLAYGRFVESLGGRYVTACDVGTYVADMDVVARETRWATGRSPENGGAGDSSVLTSYGVFQGMRASAQHLWGDPTLRGRKVGVAGVGKVGRHLVEHLLEDGAEVVITDVRRESVQEILDRHPGRVTAAFDTDSLIRTEGLDIYAPCALGGALNDASVPVLTAKVVCGAANNQLAHPGVEKDLADRGILYAPDYVVNAGGVIQVADELRGFDFDRCKAKAAKIFDTTLAIFTRAKEDGIPPAAAADRIAEQRMADARGVVAV; from the coding sequence GTGACCGAAATGACCGACGGCGTCCTGCACACCCTGTTCCGCACGGAACAGGGCGGCCACGAGCAAGTCGTGCTGTGCCAGGACCGAGCCACCGGCCTCAAGGCTGTCATCGCCATCCACTCCACCGCCCTGGGCCCGGCCCTCGGTGGTACCCGCTTCCACGCGTACGCCTCGGACGGGGAGGCCGTCCTCGACGCGCTGAACCTCGCGCGCGGCATGTCGTACAAGAACGCCCTCGCCGGCCTCGACCACGGCGGCGGCAAGGCCGTGATCATCGGCGACCCGGACATCCTCAAGAACGAGGAACTGCTGCTGGCCTACGGCCGGTTCGTGGAGTCCCTCGGGGGTCGCTACGTGACGGCCTGCGACGTCGGCACCTACGTCGCGGACATGGACGTGGTGGCCCGCGAGACCCGCTGGGCGACGGGCCGTTCCCCCGAGAACGGCGGCGCCGGCGACTCCTCGGTCCTCACCTCGTACGGCGTCTTCCAGGGCATGCGCGCGAGCGCCCAGCACCTGTGGGGCGACCCGACCCTGCGCGGCCGCAAGGTCGGTGTCGCGGGTGTCGGCAAGGTCGGCCGGCACCTGGTGGAGCACCTGTTGGAGGACGGCGCGGAGGTCGTCATCACCGACGTCCGGCGCGAGTCGGTGCAGGAGATCCTCGACCGGCACCCGGGTCGGGTGACCGCCGCTTTCGACACGGACTCGCTGATCCGCACCGAGGGCCTGGACATCTACGCCCCGTGCGCGCTGGGTGGTGCGCTCAACGACGCCTCGGTGCCGGTGCTGACCGCCAAGGTCGTCTGCGGCGCGGCGAACAACCAGCTCGCCCACCCGGGTGTGGAGAAGGACCTCGCGGACCGCGGGATCCTCTACGCCCCCGACTACGTGGTCAACGCGGGCGGGGTCATCCAGGTCGCCGACGAGCTCCGCGGCTTCGACTTCGACCGGTGCAAGGCCAAGGCGGCGAAGATCTTCGACACCACGCTGGCCATATTCACACGTGCGAAGGAAGACGGTATTCCGCCGGCTGCCGCAGCCGACCGGATCGCCGAGCAGCGGATGGCCGACGCGCGCGGCGTCGTCGCGGTCTGA
- the bldC gene encoding developmental transcriptional regulator BldC — protein sequence MTARTPDAEPLLTPAEVATMFRVDPKTVTRWAKAGKLTSIRTLGGHRRYREAEVRALLAGIPQQRSEA from the coding sequence ATGACCGCTCGCACCCCTGATGCCGAGCCGCTGCTGACCCCGGCTGAGGTTGCCACGATGTTCCGCGTGGACCCGAAGACGGTCACCCGCTGGGCCAAGGCTGGCAAGCTCACGTCCATCCGCACCCTGGGTGGACACCGCCGTTACCGCGAGGCTGAGGTTCGCGCACTGCTCGCGGGAATTCCGCAGCAGCGCAGCGAGGCCTGA
- the purM gene encoding phosphoribosylformylglycinamidine cyclo-ligase: protein MTEKTTGASYAAAGVDIEAGDRAVELMKEWVKKTQRPEVLGGLGGFAGLFDASALKRYERPLLASATDGVGTKVDIARRLGVYDTIGHDLVAMVMDDIVVCGAEPLFMTDYICVGKVHPERVAAIVKGIAEGCVLAGCALVGGETAEHPGLLGPDDFDVAGAGTGVVEYDRLLGADRIRTGDAVIAMASSGLHSNGYSLVRHVLLDRAGMPLEGHVEELGRTLGEELLEPTKIYSLDCLALTRTAEVHAYSHITGGGLAANLARVIPDHLHATVDRATWAPGAIFDLVGKAGQVERLELEKTLNMGVGMMAVVPQESVDVALTALADRGVDAWVAGEILDRGDHTEGATLTGSYAS, encoded by the coding sequence ATGACAGAGAAGACCACCGGTGCCAGCTACGCAGCAGCAGGTGTCGACATCGAAGCGGGCGACCGCGCCGTCGAACTCATGAAGGAGTGGGTGAAGAAGACGCAGCGCCCCGAGGTCCTCGGCGGCCTCGGCGGTTTCGCCGGCCTCTTCGACGCCTCCGCCCTCAAGCGCTACGAGCGCCCCCTGCTCGCCTCCGCCACCGACGGCGTCGGCACCAAGGTGGACATCGCCCGCCGCCTCGGCGTGTACGACACCATCGGCCACGACCTGGTCGCGATGGTCATGGACGACATCGTCGTCTGTGGCGCCGAGCCGCTCTTCATGACGGACTACATCTGCGTCGGCAAGGTCCACCCCGAGCGTGTCGCGGCCATCGTGAAGGGCATCGCGGAGGGTTGCGTCCTCGCCGGCTGCGCCCTCGTGGGCGGCGAGACCGCCGAGCACCCGGGCCTCCTGGGCCCCGACGACTTCGACGTGGCGGGCGCCGGCACCGGAGTCGTCGAGTACGACCGGCTGCTGGGCGCGGATCGCATCCGTACGGGGGACGCCGTCATCGCGATGGCCTCCTCCGGTCTTCACTCGAACGGGTACTCGCTGGTCCGGCACGTCCTCCTCGACCGCGCCGGGATGCCCCTGGAAGGTCACGTCGAGGAGCTCGGCCGGACCCTCGGCGAGGAGCTGCTGGAGCCGACCAAGATCTACTCGCTGGACTGTCTCGCCCTCACCCGTACGGCCGAGGTCCACGCGTACTCGCACATCACGGGCGGCGGCCTCGCCGCGAACCTGGCGCGGGTGATCCCGGACCACCTGCACGCCACGGTCGACCGGGCGACCTGGGCCCCCGGCGCGATCTTCGACCTGGTCGGCAAGGCCGGACAGGTGGAGCGCCTGGAGCTGGAGAAGACGCTCAACATGGGCGTCGGCATGATGGCCGTGGTCCCGCAGGAGTCGGTGGACGTGGCCCTGACCGCACTGGCCGACCGCGGCGTGGACGCCTGGGTCGCCGGAGAGATCCTGGACCGGGGCGACCACACCGAAGGCGCGACCCTGACCGGTTCCTACGCGAGCTGA